One part of the Streptomyces ferrugineus genome encodes these proteins:
- a CDS encoding FAD:protein FMN transferase: MADTVAEPTQAPAAVRHAEEVMGTVFSFDVRGGDPGAVRSALEEAVAGLRRVDEVFSTYRDDSQISRLACGELTVDDCAPEVAEVLDLGAEAERLSEGWFSTTYEGRLDPTGIVKGWSVERAARRLADVAGVTGVSVNGGGDVQLLGVPGPQRPWRVGISDPLRPGGLAAVISAAGLTELAVATSGTAERGTHIVDPRTGRSAVTDLVAVTVVAPELTWADCWATAAFAMGSRQGLRWLEALPGVEALLITAGDEVRCTGGLAARLG; this comes from the coding sequence GTGGCTGACACGGTGGCGGAACCGACACAAGCTCCCGCCGCGGTACGTCATGCGGAGGAGGTCATGGGGACGGTCTTCTCCTTTGACGTCCGCGGCGGGGACCCCGGTGCCGTGCGGTCGGCGCTGGAAGAGGCGGTCGCCGGGCTGCGCCGGGTCGACGAGGTGTTCAGCACGTACCGCGACGACAGCCAGATCTCCCGGCTGGCGTGCGGCGAGCTGACGGTCGACGACTGTGCCCCGGAGGTCGCCGAGGTCCTCGACCTGGGCGCCGAGGCGGAGCGGCTCAGCGAGGGCTGGTTCAGTACGACGTACGAGGGCCGCCTCGACCCGACCGGCATCGTCAAGGGCTGGTCGGTGGAACGAGCGGCCCGCCGTCTGGCGGACGTCGCCGGTGTGACGGGCGTGAGCGTGAACGGCGGCGGCGACGTGCAGCTCCTGGGCGTGCCGGGTCCGCAGCGCCCTTGGCGGGTCGGCATCTCCGACCCCTTGCGCCCCGGCGGCCTGGCGGCGGTCATCTCCGCTGCCGGCCTGACCGAACTGGCGGTGGCCACCTCCGGCACGGCGGAACGCGGCACCCATATCGTCGACCCCCGCACGGGCCGCTCCGCGGTGACGGACCTGGTGGCCGTGACGGTGGTGGCCCCCGAGCTGACCTGGGCGGACTGCTGGGCGACGGCGGCCTTCGCGATGGGTTCGCGGCAGGGGCTGCGGTGGCTGGAGGCCCTGCCAGGGGTGGAGGCCCTGCTGATCACGGCGGGGGATGAAGTGCGGTGCACGGGAGGACTGGCGGCGCGGCTCGGTTGA
- a CDS encoding acetylornithine transaminase, which yields MTANQEYAQRWQGSLMNNYGTPRLPLVRGAGLKVWDAEDRQYYDWVGGIATNALGHAHPAIIEAVSRQIGSLGHISNFFMAEPTVALAERLLQLFGRDGKVFFCNSGAEANEAAFKIGRLTGRTHMVATDGGFHGRTMGALALTGQPGKREPFLPLPGDVTHVPYGDAQALAAAVTEQTALVIIEPIQGENGVVVPPAGYLKAARAITAATGALLVLDEVQTGVGRTGHWFAYQASEGVLPDVVTLAKQLGGGLPLGATVAFGRAAELLQPGHHGTTFGGNPVACAAGMAVLDTIANDGLLENVKRQSEKLRDGIEALGHPLIDHVRGGGLLLGIVLTEPLAAKVQQAAQDAGFLVNAPAPDVVRLMPPLNLGDDEVEALLQGLPGILDVADGDG from the coding sequence ATGACCGCCAACCAGGAGTACGCCCAGCGGTGGCAGGGCTCGCTGATGAACAACTACGGCACCCCGCGGCTCCCTCTCGTGCGCGGTGCGGGGCTCAAGGTCTGGGACGCCGAGGACCGGCAGTACTACGACTGGGTCGGCGGCATCGCGACCAACGCGCTCGGCCACGCCCATCCGGCGATCATCGAGGCCGTTTCGCGGCAGATCGGTTCCCTCGGCCACATCTCCAACTTCTTCATGGCCGAGCCGACCGTCGCCCTCGCCGAACGGCTGCTCCAGCTCTTCGGCCGGGACGGCAAGGTCTTCTTCTGCAACTCCGGCGCCGAGGCCAACGAGGCCGCGTTCAAGATCGGCCGGCTGACCGGGCGGACCCACATGGTCGCCACCGACGGCGGCTTCCACGGCCGCACGATGGGCGCCCTCGCCCTCACCGGGCAGCCCGGCAAGCGGGAGCCGTTCCTGCCGCTGCCCGGCGACGTCACGCATGTGCCGTACGGCGACGCGCAGGCGCTGGCCGCCGCCGTCACCGAGCAGACGGCGCTGGTGATCATCGAGCCGATCCAGGGCGAGAACGGCGTCGTGGTCCCGCCCGCCGGCTACCTCAAGGCGGCGCGGGCGATCACCGCCGCCACCGGCGCCCTGCTGGTCCTGGACGAGGTGCAGACCGGCGTCGGCCGCACCGGGCACTGGTTCGCCTATCAGGCCAGCGAGGGCGTCCTGCCGGACGTCGTCACCCTGGCCAAGCAGCTCGGCGGCGGGCTGCCGCTCGGCGCGACGGTCGCCTTCGGGCGGGCCGCGGAGCTGCTCCAGCCCGGCCATCACGGGACGACCTTCGGCGGGAACCCGGTCGCGTGCGCCGCGGGAATGGCCGTGCTGGACACCATCGCGAACGACGGGTTGCTGGAGAACGTCAAGCGGCAGAGCGAGAAGCTGCGCGACGGGATCGAGGCCCTGGGCCACCCGCTGATCGACCATGTCCGGGGCGGCGGCCTGCTCCTGGGTATCGTGCTCACCGAACCGCTCGCCGCCAAGGTGCAGCAGGCGGCTCAGGACGCCGGTTTCCTGGTGAACGCGCCCGCCCCCGATGTCGTACGGCTCATGCCGCCGCTGAACCTCGGTGACGACGAAGTGGAGGCGCTTCTTCAGGGGCTTCCCGGCATCCTTGACGTGGCCGACGGGGACGGATGA
- a CDS encoding FMN-binding protein — translation MRKSHPIRRVVLAGAATVSGIVLLLSLKPASDPGSAQAAGGAAPPAAASPQGGAQAAGSGTVTGDAAQTQYGAVQVRLTMSNGKITQAEAVQAPKGGRSDQITANAVPKLNQAAVAAASADIDAVSGATYTSAGYKESLQSAIDKAKASSGSSQGSGSQESGSQGSGSQDSGGAQATTVNGSVAQTQYGPVQVRIIVSGGKITKAETIQAPKGGRSDQITANAVPKLNQAAVAAGSADIDAVSGATYTSAGYKESLQAALDQAGG, via the coding sequence ATGAGGAAGAGTCACCCCATCCGGCGGGTTGTGCTGGCGGGTGCCGCCACCGTGTCCGGGATCGTGCTGCTGCTGTCGCTGAAGCCGGCGTCCGACCCGGGGTCCGCGCAGGCGGCGGGCGGCGCGGCACCCCCGGCGGCGGCCTCGCCCCAGGGCGGCGCCCAGGCGGCCGGGTCCGGCACGGTCACCGGTGACGCGGCGCAGACCCAGTACGGGGCCGTGCAGGTGCGGCTGACCATGAGCAACGGCAAGATCACCCAGGCGGAGGCCGTCCAGGCCCCCAAGGGCGGCCGGAGCGACCAGATCACCGCCAACGCCGTGCCCAAGCTCAACCAGGCGGCCGTGGCCGCCGCCAGCGCCGACATCGACGCGGTCTCCGGCGCCACCTACACCAGCGCCGGCTACAAGGAGTCCCTCCAGTCGGCGATCGACAAGGCGAAGGCGAGCTCCGGCTCCTCGCAGGGGTCCGGTTCGCAGGAGTCCGGTTCGCAGGGGTCCGGTTCGCAGGATTCCGGCGGCGCCCAGGCCACCACCGTCAACGGCAGCGTCGCGCAGACCCAGTACGGGCCGGTCCAGGTCCGGATCATCGTCAGCGGCGGGAAGATCACCAAGGCCGAGACGATCCAGGCCCCCAAGGGCGGCCGGAGCGACCAGATCACCGCCAACGCCGTACCCAAGCTCAACCAGGCGGCCGTGGCCGCCGGCAGCGCCGACATCGACGCGGTCTCCGGCGCCACCTACACCAGCGCCGGCTACAAGGAATCGCTCCAGGCCGCACTGGACCAGGCCGGTGGCTGA
- a CDS encoding arginine repressor, producing MSQAQDHEHNGAAGPAVPQTRTARHRRIVDILNRQPVRSQSQLAKLLADDGLSVTQATLSRDLDELNAVKIRNNDGDLIYAVPSEGGFRTPRAPLGESAKEERMRRLSQELLISAEASANLVVLRTPPGAAQFLASAIDQAELQDILGTIAGDDTLLLISRNPTGGQALADHLLRLAQNGH from the coding sequence ATGAGTCAGGCGCAGGACCACGAGCACAACGGGGCCGCGGGGCCTGCCGTGCCGCAGACCCGCACCGCGCGCCACCGCCGGATCGTGGACATCCTCAACCGGCAGCCGGTGCGGTCGCAGAGCCAGCTCGCGAAGCTGCTTGCCGACGACGGGCTGAGTGTCACGCAGGCGACGCTCTCCCGGGATCTGGACGAGCTGAACGCGGTGAAGATCCGCAACAACGACGGTGACCTCATCTACGCGGTGCCGAGCGAGGGCGGGTTCCGCACACCGCGCGCTCCGCTGGGGGAGTCGGCGAAGGAGGAGCGGATGCGGCGGTTGTCGCAGGAGCTGCTGATCTCCGCGGAGGCTTCCGCGAACCTCGTGGTCCTGCGTACTCCTCCGGGGGCGGCGCAGTTTCTGGCGTCGGCGATCGACCAGGCCGAGCTGCAGGACATTCTGGGGACGATCGCCGGTGACGACACGTTGTTGCTGATCAGCCGGAATCCTACGGGCGGTCAGGCTTTGGCCGATCACTTGTTGCGGTTGGCTCAGAACGGCCACTGA
- a CDS encoding alpha-L-arabinofuranosidase C-terminal domain-containing protein produces MSRTRWRYGTAATAILVAASLIPTTAHAEDVTDYSITVDPTAQGAKIDDTMYGVFFEDINRAADGGLYAELVQNRSFEYSTADNGSYTPLTAWTVGGTAKVVNDSGRLNDRNRNYLSLGAGSSVTNGGYNTGIRVEQGKRYDFSVWARAESGTALTVTLKDAAGALGTARQVAVKGGWAKYEATFTATRTSNRGRLTVAATDAAALDMVSLFPRDTYKNQPNGLRKDLAEKIAALQPGFVRFPGGCLVNTGSMEDYSEASGWQRKRSYQWKDTVGPVEERATNANFWGYNQSYGLGYYEYFRFSEDIGAMPLPVVPALVTGCGQNKATDDEALLKRHIQDTLDLIEFANGPVTSKWGKLRARMGHPKPFHLTHLGVGNEENLPNEFFARFQRFRAAIEAKYPDITVVSNSGPDDSGTTFDTAWKLNREAKVDMVDEHYYNSPNWFLQNNDRYDSYDRSGPKVFLGEYASQGNAWKNGLSEAAFMTGLERNADVVKLASYAPLLANEDYVQWRPDLIWFNNRASWNSTNYEVQKLFMNNVGDRVVPSKATTTPNVSGPITGAVGLSTWATSAAYDDVKVTAADGSTLLSDDFSGDASKWTHTGAGSWSVQDGQYVQTDAAAENTMVQAGDPSWHDYDLHVKATKKSGKEGFLVAFGVKDTGNYYWWNLGGWNNTQSAVEQAVDGGKGTLLTKPGSIETGRAYDIDIKVRGRQVTLYLDGQEWGTFTDDKPAEPFRQVVTEDARTGDLIVKVVNAQASEARTAIDLGGAKVASRARVTTLAADQDAVNTETDTPVAPAASTFSGVGEKFTYTFPANSVTFLRIKQR; encoded by the coding sequence ATGTCACGCACCCGCTGGAGATACGGCACAGCCGCCACCGCCATCCTGGTGGCGGCGAGCCTCATCCCCACCACCGCCCACGCCGAGGACGTCACCGACTACTCGATCACCGTCGACCCGACCGCGCAGGGCGCGAAGATCGACGACACGATGTACGGCGTCTTCTTCGAGGACATCAACCGGGCCGCGGACGGCGGACTGTACGCCGAGCTGGTGCAGAACCGGTCCTTCGAGTACTCGACCGCCGACAACGGCTCCTACACCCCGCTCACCGCCTGGACGGTCGGCGGCACGGCCAAGGTCGTCAACGACTCCGGCAGGCTCAACGACCGCAACCGCAACTACCTCTCCCTGGGCGCCGGTTCCTCCGTCACCAACGGCGGCTACAACACCGGCATCCGCGTCGAGCAGGGCAAGCGGTACGACTTCTCGGTGTGGGCCCGCGCGGAGAGCGGCACCGCCCTGACCGTCACCCTCAAGGACGCCGCCGGCGCGCTGGGGACCGCGCGCCAGGTGGCCGTCAAGGGCGGCTGGGCCAAGTACGAGGCCACGTTCACCGCGACCCGCACCAGCAACCGCGGCCGCCTCACCGTCGCCGCCACCGACGCGGCGGCCCTCGACATGGTGTCGCTGTTCCCGCGCGACACCTACAAGAACCAGCCGAACGGCCTGCGCAAGGACCTCGCCGAGAAGATCGCCGCCCTGCAACCTGGCTTCGTGCGCTTCCCCGGCGGCTGCCTGGTCAACACCGGCTCCATGGAGGACTACAGCGAGGCCTCCGGCTGGCAGCGCAAGCGCTCCTACCAGTGGAAGGACACCGTCGGCCCCGTCGAGGAGCGCGCCACCAACGCCAACTTCTGGGGCTACAACCAGAGTTACGGCCTCGGCTACTACGAGTACTTCCGCTTCTCCGAGGACATCGGCGCCATGCCGCTGCCCGTCGTCCCGGCCCTGGTGACCGGCTGCGGCCAGAACAAGGCCACCGACGACGAGGCGCTGCTCAAGCGGCACATCCAGGACACCCTGGACCTGATCGAGTTCGCCAACGGCCCGGTGACCTCCAAGTGGGGCAAACTGCGCGCCCGGATGGGCCACCCCAAGCCCTTCCACCTCACCCACCTCGGGGTCGGCAACGAGGAGAACCTGCCCAACGAGTTCTTCGCCCGCTTCCAGCGGTTCCGCGCCGCGATCGAGGCGAAGTACCCCGACATCACGGTCGTCTCCAACTCCGGCCCGGACGACTCCGGCACGACTTTCGACACCGCCTGGAAGCTGAACCGCGAGGCGAAGGTCGACATGGTCGACGAGCACTACTACAACAGCCCGAACTGGTTCCTGCAGAACAACGACCGCTACGACTCCTACGACCGCAGCGGCCCGAAGGTCTTCCTCGGCGAGTACGCCTCCCAGGGCAACGCCTGGAAGAACGGCCTCTCCGAAGCCGCGTTCATGACCGGCCTGGAGCGCAACGCGGACGTCGTCAAGCTCGCCTCGTACGCCCCGCTGCTCGCCAACGAGGACTACGTGCAGTGGCGCCCGGACCTGATCTGGTTCAACAACCGCGCCTCCTGGAACTCGACGAACTACGAGGTCCAGAAGCTGTTCATGAACAACGTCGGCGACCGTGTCGTCCCCTCGAAGGCGACCACCACGCCGAACGTCAGCGGCCCGATCACCGGTGCCGTCGGCCTGTCGACGTGGGCGACCAGCGCCGCGTACGACGACGTGAAGGTCACGGCCGCCGACGGCTCGACGCTGCTGAGCGACGACTTCTCCGGTGACGCCTCGAAGTGGACGCACACGGGGGCCGGCAGCTGGAGCGTCCAGGACGGCCAGTACGTGCAGACGGACGCCGCCGCGGAGAACACCATGGTCCAGGCCGGCGACCCGTCCTGGCACGACTACGACCTGCATGTGAAGGCCACCAAGAAGTCCGGCAAGGAGGGCTTCCTCGTCGCCTTCGGGGTCAAGGACACCGGCAACTACTACTGGTGGAACCTCGGCGGCTGGAACAACACCCAGTCCGCCGTCGAGCAGGCCGTGGACGGCGGCAAGGGCACCCTGCTCACCAAGCCCGGGTCCATCGAGACGGGCCGCGCCTACGACATCGACATCAAGGTGCGCGGCCGCCAGGTCACCCTGTACCTGGACGGCCAGGAGTGGGGCACCTTCACCGACGACAAGCCGGCCGAGCCGTTCCGCCAGGTCGTCACCGAGGACGCCAGGACCGGTGACCTGATCGTCAAGGTCGTCAACGCCCAGGCCTCCGAGGCCCGCACCGCGATCGACCTGGGCGGCGCCAAGGTCGCCTCCAGGGCCCGGGTCACCACCCTGGCCGCCGACCAGGACGCCGTGAACACCGAGACGGACACCCCGGTCGCACCGGCGGCCTCGACCTTCTCCGGGGTCGGCGAGAAGTTCACCTACACCTTCCCGGCGAACTCCGTGACCTTCCTGAGGATCAAGCAGAGGTAG
- the argC gene encoding N-acetyl-gamma-glutamyl-phosphate reductase: MAVRAAVAGASGYAGGELLRLLLAHPEIETGALTGNSNAGQRLGALQPHLLPLADRVLQETTPEVLAGHDVVFLALPHGQSAAVAERLGPDVLVVDMGADFRLKDAGDWERFYGSPHAGTWPYGLPELPGARAALEGSKRIAVPGCYPTAVSLALFPAYAASLAEPEAVIVAASGTSGAGKAPKPHLLGSEVMGSMTPYGVGGGHRHTPEMIQNLSAAAGETVNVSFTPTLAPMPRGILATCSAKAKEGVTAESLRAAYEKAFADEPFVHLLPEGQWPATASVYGSNAVQVQVAFDAAAHRIIAISAIDNLTKGTAGGAVQSMNIALGFHENTGLSTIGVAP, translated from the coding sequence ATGGCGGTACGTGCGGCAGTGGCCGGAGCGAGCGGATACGCGGGCGGGGAACTGCTGCGTCTGCTCCTGGCGCACCCTGAGATCGAGACAGGCGCCCTGACCGGCAACTCGAACGCCGGGCAGCGGCTCGGGGCGCTCCAGCCGCACCTGCTGCCCCTCGCCGACCGGGTGCTGCAGGAGACCACGCCGGAGGTGCTGGCAGGGCACGACGTCGTCTTCCTCGCGCTGCCGCACGGACAGTCCGCCGCCGTCGCCGAGCGGCTCGGCCCGGACGTGCTGGTCGTCGACATGGGCGCCGACTTCCGGCTGAAGGACGCCGGCGACTGGGAGCGGTTCTACGGCTCCCCGCACGCCGGCACCTGGCCGTACGGCCTCCCCGAACTTCCGGGCGCCCGCGCCGCGCTGGAGGGGTCCAAGCGCATCGCGGTGCCCGGTTGCTACCCGACCGCCGTCTCGCTGGCCCTCTTCCCGGCCTACGCAGCCTCCCTCGCCGAGCCCGAGGCCGTGATCGTCGCCGCCTCCGGCACGTCCGGCGCGGGCAAGGCGCCCAAGCCGCATCTGCTGGGCAGCGAGGTCATGGGCTCCATGACGCCGTACGGCGTCGGCGGCGGCCACCGGCACACCCCCGAGATGATCCAGAACCTCAGCGCCGCCGCGGGGGAGACCGTGAACGTCTCTTTCACGCCGACCCTCGCCCCGATGCCCCGCGGCATCCTGGCCACGTGCTCCGCGAAGGCCAAGGAGGGCGTGACCGCCGAGTCCCTCCGCGCCGCCTACGAGAAGGCCTTCGCCGACGAACCCTTCGTCCACCTCCTCCCGGAGGGGCAGTGGCCGGCCACGGCGTCCGTCTACGGTTCGAACGCCGTTCAGGTGCAGGTCGCGTTCGACGCCGCCGCGCACCGCATCATCGCGATCAGCGCCATCGACAACCTGACCAAGGGCACGGCCGGCGGCGCCGTCCAGAGCATGAACATCGCCCTCGGGTTTCACGAGAACACCGGGCTTTCCACGATCGGAGTCGCACCGTGA
- the argJ gene encoding bifunctional glutamate N-acetyltransferase/amino-acid acetyltransferase ArgJ → MSVTAAKGFRAAGIAAGIKENGNPDLALVVNDGPRRAAAGVFTSNRVKAAPVLWSEQVLKGGQVSTVVLNSGGANACTGPKGFQDTHATAEKVAEVLDRGAIEVAVCSTGLIGVLLPMDKLLPGVETAAAQLSAHGGEKAAIAIKTTDTVHKTSVVTKEGWTVGGMAKGAGMLAPGLATMLVVLTTDAAVDSDVLDKALRAATKVTFDRVDSDGCMSTNDTVLLLASGSSGTTPGYEEFAEAVRTVCDDLGQQLIRDAEGASKDIKVEVVNAASEDDAVEVGRSIARNNLLKCAIHGEDPNWGRVLSAIGTTSAAFEPDRLNVAINGVWVCKNGGVGEDREKVDMRYREVHIVADLAAGAETATIWTNDLTADYVHENSAYSS, encoded by the coding sequence GTGAGCGTCACGGCAGCAAAGGGGTTCCGGGCGGCGGGCATCGCCGCCGGGATCAAGGAGAACGGCAACCCGGACCTGGCCCTCGTGGTCAACGACGGGCCCCGCCGCGCCGCCGCGGGCGTCTTCACCTCCAACCGCGTCAAGGCCGCACCGGTCCTGTGGTCCGAGCAGGTCCTCAAGGGCGGCCAGGTCTCCACGGTCGTCCTCAACTCCGGTGGCGCCAACGCCTGTACGGGGCCGAAGGGCTTCCAGGACACGCACGCCACCGCCGAGAAGGTGGCCGAGGTGCTCGACCGGGGCGCCATCGAGGTCGCCGTCTGCTCCACCGGACTGATCGGCGTCCTGCTCCCCATGGACAAGCTGCTCCCGGGCGTCGAGACCGCCGCGGCCCAGCTCTCCGCGCACGGCGGCGAGAAGGCCGCCATCGCCATCAAGACCACCGACACCGTCCACAAGACGTCCGTCGTGACCAAGGAAGGCTGGACCGTCGGCGGCATGGCCAAGGGCGCGGGCATGCTCGCACCGGGCCTGGCCACCATGCTGGTCGTCCTCACCACCGACGCCGCCGTCGACAGCGACGTACTGGACAAGGCCCTGCGCGCCGCCACCAAGGTCACCTTCGACCGCGTCGACTCCGACGGCTGCATGTCCACCAACGACACCGTGCTGCTGCTCGCCTCCGGCTCCTCCGGGACCACCCCGGGCTACGAGGAGTTCGCCGAAGCCGTACGGACCGTCTGCGACGACCTCGGTCAGCAGCTCATCCGGGACGCCGAGGGCGCCAGCAAGGACATCAAGGTCGAGGTGGTCAACGCCGCGAGTGAGGACGACGCCGTCGAGGTGGGCCGCTCCATCGCCCGCAACAACCTCCTCAAGTGCGCCATCCACGGCGAGGACCCCAACTGGGGCCGCGTCCTGTCCGCGATCGGCACCACGTCCGCCGCCTTCGAGCCGGACCGGCTCAACGTCGCCATCAACGGTGTCTGGGTCTGCAAGAACGGCGGCGTCGGCGAGGACCGCGAGAAGGTCGACATGCGCTACCGCGAGGTGCACATCGTCGCCGACCTCGCCGCGGGCGCGGAGACCGCCACCATCTGGACCAACGACCTGACCGCCGACTACGTCCACGAGAACAGCGCCTACTCCTCATGA
- a CDS encoding histidine phosphatase family protein, whose translation MSLRVTFVAAARSSPLLAERFEDDRPLDQAGWGEVQRVAHDLVSLAAAELRYCSPTPRSRATGDALGYAPLVQLALRDCDMGRWRGLTLGEAMAREPEAVDAWLADPRGTPHGGESLLAFISRVGGWLDTRPVEDGGRIVAVAEPSVIRAALVYALKAPPSTYWNLDVRPLSTTTVTGRAGRWNLRFEGASAQPSRA comes from the coding sequence ATGTCGCTTCGGGTCACGTTCGTCGCAGCCGCGCGCAGCTCCCCGCTGCTCGCGGAGCGCTTCGAGGACGACCGGCCGCTGGACCAGGCCGGCTGGGGTGAGGTGCAGCGCGTCGCGCACGACCTGGTGTCACTGGCCGCGGCCGAGCTGCGCTACTGCTCGCCGACCCCGCGCAGCCGCGCGACCGGCGACGCCCTGGGCTACGCCCCGCTGGTCCAACTCGCGCTGCGCGACTGCGACATGGGCCGCTGGCGTGGGCTGACCCTCGGCGAGGCGATGGCCCGGGAGCCGGAGGCCGTGGACGCCTGGCTGGCCGATCCGCGCGGCACCCCGCACGGCGGCGAGTCGCTGCTCGCGTTCATCTCCCGCGTCGGCGGCTGGCTCGACACCCGGCCGGTGGAGGACGGCGGCCGTATCGTCGCCGTGGCCGAGCCGTCCGTGATCCGCGCGGCGCTGGTGTACGCGCTGAAGGCGCCGCCGTCGACGTACTGGAACCTCGATGTACGTCCGCTGTCGACGACCACGGTCACCGGCCGCGCGGGCCGCTGGAACCTCCGTTTCGAGGGGGCGTCGGCTCAGCCCTCACGCGCGTAG
- the argB gene encoding acetylglutamate kinase — MSNPTRKHTALPKAQILIEALPWLVRHNGKTVVIKFGGNAMIDEELKAAFAQDVVFLHHAGLKPVVVHGGGPQISAALDKHGIVSEFKAGLRVTTEDAMDVVRMVLAGQVQRELVNLLNEHGPLAVGLTGEDAHTITATKHQPEIDGELVDIGRVGEITDIDTGAIEALLADGRIPVVSSIARSQDDGHVYNVNADTAAAALAAALGAETLMVLTDVEGLYEDWPHSDEVISRLTASQLEKLLPELSSGMVPKMEGCLHAVRNGVTTARVIDGRVQHSILLEIFTDEGIGTMVVPDAPEGDAQ; from the coding sequence ATGAGCAACCCGACGCGGAAGCACACCGCTCTCCCCAAGGCCCAGATCCTCATCGAGGCGCTGCCCTGGCTGGTCCGGCACAACGGCAAGACCGTCGTCATCAAGTTCGGCGGCAACGCCATGATCGACGAGGAGCTCAAGGCCGCCTTCGCCCAGGACGTCGTCTTCCTGCACCACGCCGGGCTCAAGCCCGTCGTCGTGCACGGCGGCGGCCCGCAGATCAGCGCCGCCCTCGACAAGCACGGCATCGTCAGCGAGTTCAAGGCGGGCCTGCGCGTCACCACCGAGGACGCCATGGACGTCGTACGGATGGTGCTGGCCGGGCAGGTCCAGCGCGAGCTGGTCAACCTGCTCAACGAACACGGCCCGCTCGCCGTCGGCCTCACCGGCGAGGACGCGCACACCATCACCGCCACCAAGCACCAGCCCGAGATCGACGGCGAGCTGGTCGACATCGGGCGGGTGGGCGAGATCACCGACATCGACACGGGCGCGATCGAGGCCCTGCTCGCCGACGGCCGGATCCCGGTCGTCTCGTCGATCGCCCGGAGCCAGGACGACGGACATGTCTACAACGTCAATGCTGATACGGCGGCTGCGGCACTCGCTGCTGCGCTGGGCGCCGAAACCCTCATGGTCCTCACGGACGTCGAGGGCCTCTACGAGGACTGGCCCCACTCCGACGAGGTGATCAGCCGCCTCACCGCTTCCCAACTGGAGAAGCTGCTGCCGGAGTTGAGCTCCGGCATGGTGCCGAAGATGGAGGGCTGTCTGCACGCCGTCCGCAACGGCGTCACCACCGCCCGGGTCATCGACGGCCGGGTCCAGCACTCGATCCTGCTGGAGATCTTCACGGATGAAGGGATCGGCACGATGGTCGTGCCGGACGCGCCGGAGGGGGACGCGCAATGA